The Streptomyces sp. NBC_00306 sequence CCGCTGGTGTCGAAGTCGAGGAAGTGGGATCGCTCGTCCAGCCGGCCGGCGAGCCCGTTGAGCTGGAGCCGTAACTGTTCGGCGAGCCAGCCGCGTGCCCGGATGCTGCCGGGCGGAAGTCTGTGGAAGGCGTCGGGCGCGGGCCCGGCCGTGCGGGGGGCGGCCGTGGCGCCGATGGTGAGTGGTCCACAGAGCGCGGTGGCGCCGGCGGTGAGAGCGCCGGCCCGCAGGAAGTGGCGTCGGTCGAGGGGCATGAGGGTGCTCCTGCCGGTGAGTGTCGGGGGATGGCGGCCGTGCGGGCCGGTGAGCATCGGCGAACGGGGGGGCCGGTGTCAGGGAGCCGGGCGGCCCGCCCGCCTCGTCGGGAGAGGCGGGCGGACCACGCGGATCAGGGGGCCGTGCAGGTGAGCGTGCCGTTCTCGGCGCCCTTGATCAGCGCCTCGTGCGCCGCCTTGAGGCGGCCGACATCGGACTTGACCACCTTGCGGTCGTAGGTGATCAGGCCGTTCAACTCGCCTTCCACATCGGTGATCTGGGTGTACACCGCGCCGTTGCCGCCCTTGCACGCGGCGAGTTGTCCGACCTCGTTCAGCCGATCGATGTACACATCGGTGTACTTGTCCTTCTCGACACCGACATAGGTGTGCTGGACCGGGAAGGAGTGTCCTGGCACAGCGAGGCCGAGACCGCCGTACTCGCCGCTGACCAGGGCCCGTTTCCCGTCGGGAGCGGGCAGCAGTGCGCTGGGATAGCCGTGCGCGTCGGCGATGTCACCGTTGCCGCCGTCGACCGCGCCGCAGCAGTTGACCCCGCTCATGTTGTTGACCAGCCGGGTCGGATCGAGCGACTTGGCGTAGTCGGCGATCCTGGCCTGGTCGTACTGGCCCCAGCCCTCGTTGAACGTGACCCACATGATCACCGAGGGATGGCTGTCGTGCTGCTCGATCATCCGCTTCAGTTCCAGCTCGAACTGGGTACGGGCGGCCCCCTGCGGGGTCCTCGGCATGGACGGCATGTCCTGCCACACCAGCAGACCGAGCTTGTCGGCCCAGTAGAACCAGCGGTCGGGTTCCACCTTGATGTGCTTGCGGACCGAGTTGTAACCCATCGCCTTGTGCATCTTGAGGTCGTACGCGAGCGCCTGGTCCGTCGGCGCGGTATGCAGGCCGTCCGGCCAGAAGCCCTGGTCGAGGGTGGCCATGGAGTAGACGGGCTTGCCGTTGAGCAGGGTGCGCTGCTTGCCGTCGACGGTCGCGACCTCGACGCTGCGCATACCGAAGTAGCTGCCGACGCGGTCCCTGCCGACGGACACCTCGAGCCGGTACAGATGCGGATCGTCCGGCGACCACAGGTGCGGGTCGGGCACCGGGACGGTGAGCGGCTTCCCGGTGGTGCCCCGGGCCCTGCCCACCTCGCGGCGGCCGTCGTAGGCGACCGCGGTGACCGGTACGCCGGCCCTGGTGCCGCGTACCTCGACGGCGACCTTCTCGCCTGTCACATCGGGTGTGGTCTTCACGTCCGTCGCGCGGTCGGCCGCGACCGGCTCCATCCACACCGTCTGCCAGATGCCCGATGAGGAGGTGTAGAAGATGCCGCTCGGGTCGAGCCGCTGCTTGCCCATCGGCGGGTTCTCGCCACCCGCCGCGTCCGTCGGGTCGTAGACGCCGACGATCAGCTCCTGCGGACCACGCCCCTTGAGCGCGTCGGTGACATCCACGCTGAAGCGGTCGTAGCCGCCCTTGTGGTCGGCGAGCTTCTTGCCGTTGACGTAGACGGTGGTCTGCCAGTCGACCGCGTCGAAGTTGAGCTGCAGACGCCTGCCGTCGCCGACCTGCCAGTTCTGCGGCACGGTGAAGGTGCGGCGGTACCACATGCGGTCCTCGTGCCGCTGGATGCCCGAGAGCTGGGACTCCACGGGGTACGGCACCAGGATGCGTTCGCGCAGCTGCTTCCCGAACGGCGGCAGCTCACCGGCCTCCGCGCCGGCGAACTGCCACCGGCCGTTGAGGTTCTGCCAGTCCTTGCGGGTCATCTGCGGCCGCGGGTACTCGGGGAGAGCGTTGTCCGGTCCCACCTGCGAGGCCCAGGGTGTTTTCAGCTGGTACGTCGAGTTGATCGGGCCGCTGGTCCAGAACGCCGCGACCGCCTTGCCGTCCGCGCGGGTGAGACCGCCCTGGCCGTCGTAGCGGACATCGGCGGAGCCGCCGTGACCGCCGACCACCGGCTCGTCCAGCGGCACGATCAGCCGCTTCGGGTCGGCCGGGTCGAGCCGGGCCGCACCCCGCGGCCACTCGGTGCCGCCGATCTCGATATTCAGATGCTCGTCGAGCCCGGCCGGGGGAGCGGCGAGGGGTTCGGCGAGGTCGAGGGTGAGGGTGCGGCCGGTCTTCTCGACGGCCACCGCGGTCGGCCCGTCGTAGTCGAAGCCGTCGGGCAGGGTGAACGCGGACTGGGGCACGGCCTGCTTCTCATCCCCCGGAGGCGTCCAGCGCAGATGGAGGTTGGAGCCGCCGAAGTGCTCGAAGTACTCCACCTTGATGTCGTAGGCACGGCCGGCATCGAGCGCGACGGGCTGCGAGTTCTGCTCGCGGTCCCAGTCGTCGACCCAGTGGTCGATGACGAGCGAGCCGTCGATCCACAACCGGAATCCGTTGTCACCGGTGATCGAGAAGACATGGTCGCCGGTCTTCTCCGGTGTGATCCGG is a genomic window containing:
- a CDS encoding PA14 domain-containing protein, with the protein product MHLDRAQEACCHANCPCFQRYTRWWGQPAEPAPASPFPGGSVRSLSPRPWRSLHGWALALLCVLALLLTTTGPAAAQDEAAEPAAAHGLKGDYYLQSAPGAFDFGTLKTTAVDPSLDFNDLEPRLRARTGQADDASVRWTGRITPEKTGDHVFSITGDNGFRLWIDGSLVIDHWVDDWDREQNSQPVALDAGRAYDIKVEYFEHFGGSNLHLRWTPPGDEKQAVPQSAFTLPDGFDYDGPTAVAVEKTGRTLTLDLAEPLAAPPAGLDEHLNIEIGGTEWPRGAARLDPADPKRLIVPLDEPVVGGHGGSADVRYDGQGGLTRADGKAVAAFWTSGPINSTYQLKTPWASQVGPDNALPEYPRPQMTRKDWQNLNGRWQFAGAEAGELPPFGKQLRERILVPYPVESQLSGIQRHEDRMWYRRTFTVPQNWQVGDGRRLQLNFDAVDWQTTVYVNGKKLADHKGGYDRFSVDVTDALKGRGPQELIVGVYDPTDAAGGENPPMGKQRLDPSGIFYTSSSGIWQTVWMEPVAADRATDVKTTPDVTGEKVAVEVRGTRAGVPVTAVAYDGRREVGRARGTTGKPLTVPVPDPHLWSPDDPHLYRLEVSVGRDRVGSYFGMRSVEVATVDGKQRTLLNGKPVYSMATLDQGFWPDGLHTAPTDQALAYDLKMHKAMGYNSVRKHIKVEPDRWFYWADKLGLLVWQDMPSMPRTPQGAARTQFELELKRMIEQHDSHPSVIMWVTFNEGWGQYDQARIADYAKSLDPTRLVNNMSGVNCCGAVDGGNGDIADAHGYPSALLPAPDGKRALVSGEYGGLGLAVPGHSFPVQHTYVGVEKDKYTDVYIDRLNEVGQLAACKGGNGAVYTQITDVEGELNGLITYDRKVVKSDVGRLKAAHEALIKGAENGTLTCTAP